Proteins encoded by one window of Chromobacterium violaceum ATCC 12472:
- a CDS encoding LysR family transcriptional regulator, producing the protein MDRMSGIELFAQIARQGSLVAAGRQLGLSASAVGKGLARLEQRLGARLVHRSTRRLALTAEGQQYLARCLRILEEAEAAERELQQGLAAPSGRLKVGVPHESGLLTPHLADFMRRYPQVALDLDYSDRLVDVIGEGFDVVVRGGEPGDSRLAARRLGSYRMRLLASPGYLAEYGRPQTARDLQRHRCLHYRLPHSGKLLPWPLVGAEGEDASPPVSASCNTGEALIELAARGMGIVCLPDFSVRRELAAGALALLDAPQVARSGNMYLLWPAMPAMPPRLRAFIDHMAERVFAP; encoded by the coding sequence ATGGACAGAATGAGCGGAATCGAGCTGTTCGCCCAGATCGCGCGCCAGGGCAGCCTGGTGGCCGCCGGGCGGCAGCTGGGCCTGTCGGCGTCGGCGGTGGGCAAGGGGCTGGCGCGGCTGGAACAGCGGCTGGGCGCGCGGCTGGTCCACCGCAGCACGCGGCGGCTGGCGCTGACCGCCGAGGGCCAGCAATACCTGGCGCGCTGCCTGCGCATCCTGGAAGAGGCGGAAGCGGCCGAGCGCGAGCTGCAACAGGGCCTGGCCGCGCCCAGCGGGCGGCTGAAGGTGGGGGTGCCGCACGAGAGCGGCCTGCTGACGCCCCATCTGGCCGACTTCATGCGCCGCTACCCGCAAGTGGCGCTGGACCTGGACTACAGCGACAGGCTGGTGGACGTGATAGGCGAGGGTTTCGACGTGGTGGTGCGCGGCGGCGAGCCCGGCGACTCCCGGCTGGCCGCGCGGCGCTTGGGCAGCTACCGCATGCGCCTGCTGGCCTCGCCCGGCTATCTGGCCGAATACGGCAGACCGCAAACGGCGCGCGATCTGCAACGCCACCGCTGCCTGCACTACCGGCTGCCGCACAGCGGCAAGCTGCTGCCGTGGCCGCTGGTGGGCGCGGAAGGGGAAGACGCGTCGCCGCCGGTCAGCGCCAGCTGCAATACCGGCGAAGCGCTGATCGAGCTGGCGGCGCGCGGCATGGGCATCGTCTGCCTGCCGGATTTCTCCGTCCGCCGCGAGCTGGCCGCCGGCGCGCTGGCGCTGCTGGATGCGCCCCAGGTGGCGCGCAGCGGGAATATGTATCTGCTGTGGCCGGCGATGCCGGCGATGCCGCCCAGGCTGCGCGCCTTCATCGACCACATGGCCGAGCGGGTGTTCGCGCCCTGA
- a CDS encoding bifunctional 4-hydroxy-2-oxoglutarate aldolase/2-dehydro-3-deoxy-phosphogluconate aldolase, which translates to MDALSVLRQGPVVPVIIVNDAAVAVDLARALVDGGIKVLEVTLRTKAALAAMRRMRDEVPEAIVGAGTLRNRAQLEAAVDAGAQFGISPGFSGELASAARASNLTLIPGIATPSEAMWAQDEGFNTLKLFPAEAVGGVKLLKSLASPFPDLRFCPTGGIDIKKAPEYLALPNVLAVGGSWLTPDDAIAARDWGRITALAREACQLSAG; encoded by the coding sequence ATGGATGCATTGTCTGTACTGCGCCAGGGCCCGGTGGTTCCGGTGATCATCGTCAACGACGCCGCGGTGGCGGTGGACCTGGCCCGCGCGCTGGTGGACGGCGGCATCAAGGTGCTGGAAGTGACGCTGCGCACCAAGGCCGCGCTGGCGGCGATGCGCCGCATGCGCGACGAAGTGCCGGAAGCCATCGTCGGCGCCGGCACGCTGCGCAACCGCGCCCAACTGGAGGCGGCGGTGGACGCCGGCGCCCAGTTCGGCATCAGCCCCGGCTTCTCCGGCGAGCTGGCCTCGGCGGCGCGCGCGTCCAACCTGACGCTGATCCCCGGCATCGCCACCCCGTCGGAGGCGATGTGGGCGCAGGACGAGGGCTTCAACACCCTGAAGCTGTTCCCGGCCGAGGCGGTGGGCGGCGTCAAGCTCTTGAAGTCGCTGGCCAGCCCCTTCCCGGACCTGCGCTTCTGCCCGACCGGCGGCATCGACATCAAGAAGGCGCCGGAATACCTGGCGCTGCCCAATGTGCTGGCCGTCGGCGGCAGCTGGCTGACGCCGGACGACGCCATCGCCGCGCGCGACTGGGGCCGCATCACCGCGCTGGCCCGCGAGGCCTGCCAGCTGAGCGCCGGCTGA
- the edd gene encoding phosphogluconate dehydratase, with protein MALHPTLSAVTDRIIARSRARRDAYLARVRAAAQQGRVERAQLSCTNLAHAFAAMPDSVKIHLKEEHRANLAIVSSYNDMLSAHQPLAAFPAWLKEAALSAGATAQFAGGVPAMCDGVTQGQPGMELSLFSRDVIAMSTAVALSHQMFDAALYLGVCDKIVPGLMIGALTFGHLPAVFVPAGPMTTGIANDEKAKVRQLYAEGKVGRDALLESECQSYHGPGTCTFYGTANSNQMLMEIMGLHLPGAAFVNPNTPLREALTRAAAIQGKKIAAQGEQFTPVGEMIDEKSIVNAIVGLLATGGSTNHTMHIVAIARAAGIDVNWDDFDQLSAVIPLLVRAYPNGKADVNHFHAAGGMGFVIRELLSAGLLHEDVGTVMGRGLSRYTQEPWLDNGELKWRDAPAVSGDDSVLRPASNPFSADGGLKLMAGNIGRAVIKVSAVKPEHRVVEAPAVVFHDQNDMLAAFKRGELEKDFVAVIRFQGPRANGMPELHKLTPALTILQERGFKVALVTDGRMSGASGKVPAAIHVSPEALSGGAIGKVRDGDLIRVDAETGELSALVSQAEWDAREQAQADLSHNDYGMGRELFAVFRHGADEAEAGAMSFRHPAWN; from the coding sequence ATGGCTTTGCATCCCACCCTGTCCGCCGTCACCGACCGCATCATCGCGCGCAGCCGCGCGCGCCGCGACGCCTACCTGGCCCGTGTGCGCGCCGCCGCCCAGCAGGGCCGGGTGGAACGCGCCCAGCTGTCCTGCACCAACCTCGCCCACGCCTTCGCGGCGATGCCCGATAGCGTCAAGATCCACCTGAAGGAAGAGCACCGCGCCAACCTGGCCATCGTCTCTTCCTACAACGACATGCTGTCGGCCCACCAGCCGCTGGCCGCCTTTCCGGCCTGGCTGAAGGAGGCCGCGCTGTCCGCCGGCGCCACCGCCCAGTTCGCCGGCGGCGTGCCGGCGATGTGCGACGGCGTGACGCAAGGCCAGCCGGGCATGGAGCTGTCGCTGTTCAGCCGCGACGTGATCGCGATGAGCACCGCGGTGGCCTTGTCGCACCAGATGTTCGACGCCGCGCTCTACCTGGGCGTGTGCGACAAGATCGTGCCGGGCCTGATGATAGGCGCCCTCACCTTCGGCCACCTGCCGGCGGTGTTCGTTCCCGCTGGTCCGATGACCACCGGCATCGCCAACGACGAGAAGGCCAAGGTGCGCCAGCTGTACGCCGAAGGCAAGGTCGGCCGCGACGCGCTGCTGGAGTCAGAATGCCAGTCCTACCACGGCCCCGGCACCTGTACCTTCTACGGCACCGCCAACTCCAACCAGATGCTGATGGAGATCATGGGTCTGCACCTGCCGGGCGCCGCCTTCGTCAACCCGAACACCCCGCTGCGCGAGGCGCTGACCCGCGCGGCCGCCATCCAGGGCAAGAAGATCGCCGCCCAGGGCGAGCAGTTCACCCCGGTGGGCGAGATGATAGACGAGAAGTCCATCGTCAACGCCATCGTCGGCCTGCTGGCCACCGGCGGCTCCACCAACCACACCATGCACATCGTGGCCATCGCCCGCGCCGCCGGCATCGACGTCAACTGGGACGATTTCGACCAGCTGTCCGCCGTCATCCCGCTGCTGGTGCGCGCCTACCCCAACGGCAAGGCCGACGTGAACCACTTCCACGCCGCCGGCGGCATGGGTTTCGTGATCCGCGAGCTGCTGTCCGCCGGCCTGCTGCACGAGGACGTGGGCACGGTGATGGGCCGCGGCCTGTCGCGCTACACCCAGGAGCCGTGGCTGGACAACGGCGAACTGAAGTGGCGCGACGCGCCGGCGGTCAGTGGCGACGACAGCGTGCTGCGCCCGGCGTCCAACCCGTTCTCCGCTGACGGCGGCCTGAAGCTGATGGCCGGCAATATCGGCCGCGCGGTGATCAAGGTGTCGGCGGTGAAGCCGGAACACCGGGTGGTGGAAGCGCCGGCGGTGGTGTTCCACGACCAGAACGACATGCTGGCCGCCTTCAAGCGCGGCGAGCTGGAAAAGGACTTCGTCGCGGTGATCCGCTTCCAGGGCCCGCGCGCCAACGGCATGCCGGAACTGCACAAGCTGACCCCGGCGCTGACCATTCTGCAGGAGCGCGGCTTCAAGGTGGCGCTGGTCACCGACGGCCGCATGTCCGGCGCGTCCGGCAAGGTGCCGGCCGCCATCCACGTGTCGCCGGAAGCGCTGTCCGGCGGCGCCATCGGCAAGGTCCGCGACGGCGACCTGATCCGCGTCGACGCCGAAACCGGCGAGCTGTCCGCGCTGGTGAGCCAGGCCGAGTGGGATGCGCGCGAACAGGCCCAGGCCGACCTGTCGCACAACGATTACGGCATGGGCCGCGAGCTGTTCGCGGTGTTCCGCCACGGTGCCGACGAGGCCGAGGCTGGCGCGATGAGCTTCCGCCACCCGGCCTGGAACTGA
- a CDS encoding MFS transporter, which yields MTKIRSGGSGAPPLPAAIYLLSLCIFAMATSEFMVAGMMPSLAAAFHASLADVGNLVSAFAASVVVGGPLLTWRLRAVRRKPALLGLLAVFLIGQLIGAMADGYPQMLASRIVCGIAQSAFFGVALALAGELVGMDRIARAAGLVLNGLMLASVAGLPMATLLDRHWGWRPAFWLVAALVGLAMLGIAAAVPAGARPVRQDAGAEWRALRRPSLWLAYLSSGLIIGAVFAVFTYLAPLFLRVSGFSPAMVPLLFGVYGAATVLGNLVTGRLADRHTRRVLQGGILTLLLAMTALALGAQWQALTLAAVCLLGLAGLPMNPAMVARVVRAGGSGPMVNSLHMAVVNLGLMFGAWAGGLCLDAGWGLRAPLWLGAGLALLAWLSLSLDRRGDSWQAKARPADVSV from the coding sequence ATGACAAAAATCCGTTCCGGAGGCTCCGGCGCGCCGCCGCTGCCCGCCGCCATCTACCTGCTCAGCCTGTGCATTTTCGCGATGGCCACCTCGGAATTCATGGTGGCCGGCATGATGCCGTCGCTGGCGGCGGCTTTCCACGCGTCGCTGGCCGATGTCGGCAATCTGGTATCCGCCTTCGCCGCCAGCGTGGTCGTCGGCGGGCCCTTGCTGACCTGGCGGCTGCGTGCGGTCCGGCGCAAGCCGGCGCTGTTGGGCCTGCTGGCGGTGTTCCTGATCGGCCAGCTGATCGGCGCGATGGCCGACGGCTATCCGCAGATGCTGGCCTCGCGCATCGTCTGCGGCATCGCGCAATCGGCCTTCTTCGGCGTGGCGCTGGCCCTGGCCGGCGAGCTGGTGGGCATGGACCGCATCGCCCGCGCCGCCGGCCTGGTGCTGAACGGCCTGATGTTGGCTTCGGTGGCCGGCCTGCCGATGGCGACGCTGCTGGACCGGCACTGGGGCTGGCGGCCGGCGTTCTGGCTGGTGGCGGCGCTGGTGGGGCTGGCGATGCTGGGCATCGCCGCCGCGGTCCCGGCCGGGGCAAGGCCCGTCCGCCAGGATGCCGGCGCGGAGTGGCGCGCGCTGCGGCGGCCATCGCTGTGGCTGGCTTATCTGAGCAGCGGTTTGATCATAGGGGCGGTGTTCGCCGTCTTCACTTATCTCGCGCCGCTGTTCCTGCGCGTCAGCGGTTTTTCCCCGGCCATGGTGCCGCTGCTGTTCGGCGTCTATGGCGCGGCCACCGTGCTTGGCAACCTGGTGACCGGCCGCCTGGCCGACCGCCATACCCGGCGGGTGCTGCAGGGCGGCATCCTGACGCTGCTGCTGGCGATGACGGCCTTGGCGCTGGGCGCGCAATGGCAGGCGCTGACGCTGGCGGCGGTGTGCCTGCTGGGGCTGGCCGGCCTGCCGATGAATCCGGCGATGGTGGCGCGGGTGGTGCGCGCCGGCGGCAGCGGGCCGATGGTGAACAGCCTGCACATGGCGGTGGTGAACCTGGGACTGATGTTCGGCGCCTGGGCCGGCGGGCTGTGCCTGGACGCCGGCTGGGGCCTGCGCGCGCCCTTGTGGCTGGGCGCGGGGTTGGCCTTGCTGGCTTGGCTCAGTTTGAGCTTGGATAGGCGCGGCGACAGCTGGCAAGCCAAGGCTCGTCCGGCGGATGTGTCGGTTTGA